A window of Corallococcus macrosporus DSM 14697 contains these coding sequences:
- a CDS encoding ABC transporter permease yields the protein MGQLRLLLQVAFRNLFSSKINLLIGGIIFFGTLLVVVGGALMDSMDSAMSRSIIGSVAGHIQVYSDDSKDPLALYGSMSGEPDLAALDDFSQLKPFLEKHPNVKTVVPLGTSGAIITSGNTVDLTLSNLRALYKQRDESGETPELRESIDSVKGHVRQMVDLMAEQTARSEQELGGAQKDPAEVEALALARTAAFWDAFEEDPYASLELLENRIAPQIPDGDMLELRYAGTDLDAFQRTFDRMEIVDGQPVPTGQRGMLLSKFFYEEFLKMKSALRMDHIKQERDLNQKSIATDPDLQRWVKENQTQTREIIFQLDPVKTRKMVARLQKLLGSQEPALDKLLTRFFTVDDANFDTRYAQFYSELAPLLELYRLRMGDVLTITAFTRTGYMQSVNVKVYGTYQFKGLEKSAMAGALSLMDLMSFRDLYGYLTADKKAELAEIQKQSGVEALSRDEAEEALFGEGSDHELVAEATSTEVDEQAAFTGDTGALTRENLLQRVYTQQEIEQGVALSAAVMLKDGEQLEQTMAELRQAAKDAGLKLRVVSWQEAAGIIGQFVLLGKLVLYFAVFIIFVVALVIINNAMMMATMQRVREVGTMRAIGAQRSFILGMVLVETLVLGLVFGAAGSLVGSGIMAMLNSAGIPAGNEALYFFFSGPRLFPTLSASNLVAAFVIVLGVSAISTLYPAFLATRVSPLQAMQTDE from the coding sequence ATGGGACAGCTCCGGTTGCTGTTGCAGGTGGCCTTCCGCAACCTGTTCTCCAGCAAGATCAACCTGCTCATCGGCGGCATCATCTTCTTCGGCACCCTGCTCGTGGTGGTGGGCGGGGCGCTGATGGACAGCATGGACAGCGCGATGAGCCGCAGCATCATCGGCAGCGTCGCGGGCCACATCCAGGTCTACTCGGACGACTCCAAGGACCCGCTGGCCCTCTACGGCAGCATGAGCGGCGAGCCGGACCTGGCGGCGCTGGACGACTTCAGCCAGCTCAAGCCCTTCCTGGAGAAGCACCCCAACGTGAAGACGGTGGTGCCCCTGGGCACCAGCGGCGCCATCATCACCTCCGGCAACACGGTGGACCTGACGCTGTCCAACCTGCGCGCGCTCTACAAGCAGCGCGACGAGTCCGGTGAGACGCCCGAGCTGCGCGAGAGCATCGACAGCGTGAAGGGCCACGTCCGGCAGATGGTCGACCTGATGGCCGAGCAGACGGCCAGGAGCGAGCAGGAGCTGGGCGGCGCCCAGAAGGACCCCGCCGAGGTGGAGGCGCTCGCCCTGGCGCGCACCGCCGCGTTCTGGGACGCCTTCGAGGAGGACCCCTACGCCTCGCTGGAGCTGCTGGAGAACCGCATCGCCCCCCAGATTCCGGACGGGGACATGCTGGAGCTGCGCTACGCCGGCACGGACCTGGACGCCTTCCAGCGCACCTTCGACCGCATGGAGATTGTCGACGGGCAGCCGGTGCCCACCGGGCAGCGCGGCATGCTGCTGTCCAAGTTCTTCTACGAGGAGTTCCTGAAGATGAAGTCCGCGCTCCGCATGGACCACATCAAGCAGGAGCGGGACCTCAACCAGAAGAGCATCGCCACCGACCCGGACCTGCAGCGCTGGGTGAAGGAGAACCAGACCCAGACGCGGGAGATCATCTTCCAGTTGGACCCCGTCAAGACGCGGAAGATGGTGGCGCGGCTGCAGAAGCTGCTGGGCAGCCAGGAGCCCGCGCTGGACAAGCTGCTCACGCGGTTCTTCACCGTCGACGACGCCAACTTCGACACCCGCTACGCCCAGTTCTATTCGGAGCTGGCGCCGCTGCTGGAGCTCTACCGGCTGCGCATGGGGGACGTGCTCACCATCACCGCCTTCACCCGCACCGGCTACATGCAGAGCGTCAACGTGAAGGTCTACGGCACCTACCAGTTCAAGGGCCTGGAGAAGTCCGCCATGGCCGGCGCGCTGAGCCTGATGGACCTGATGTCCTTCCGGGACTTGTACGGCTACCTGACCGCGGACAAGAAGGCGGAGCTGGCGGAAATCCAGAAGCAGAGCGGCGTGGAGGCCCTCAGCCGGGACGAGGCCGAGGAGGCCCTCTTCGGCGAGGGCAGCGACCACGAGCTGGTGGCGGAGGCCACCTCCACCGAGGTGGACGAGCAGGCCGCCTTCACCGGCGACACGGGCGCGCTCACGCGGGAGAACCTGCTCCAGCGCGTCTACACCCAGCAGGAGATCGAGCAGGGCGTGGCGCTGAGCGCGGCGGTGATGCTCAAGGACGGCGAGCAACTGGAGCAGACCATGGCGGAGCTGCGGCAGGCCGCGAAGGACGCGGGCCTGAAGCTGCGCGTGGTGTCCTGGCAGGAGGCGGCGGGCATCATCGGGCAGTTCGTGCTGCTCGGGAAGCTGGTGCTCTACTTCGCCGTCTTCATCATCTTCGTGGTGGCGCTGGTCATCATCAACAACGCCATGATGATGGCCACCATGCAGCGCGTGCGCGAGGTGGGGACGATGCGGGCCATTGGCGCGCAGCGCTCCTTCATCCTGGGCATGGTGCTGGTGGAGACGCTGGTGCTGGGGCTGGTGTTCGGCGCCGCGGGCTCCCTGGTGGGCAGCGGCATCATGGCCATGCTCAACAGCGCCGGCATCCCCGCGGGCAACGAAGCGCTCTACT
- a CDS encoding ABC transporter ATP-binding protein → MNPAASQAPIVSIANVTKDYTLGKVVVPALRGVDLEVHAGEFISIAGPSGSGKTTLLNLIGCVDTATGGVVRVAGQDTKQLTERQLTHLRLHTIGFIFQSFNLVQVLSVFQNVEFPLLLQRKLDKAQRRERVMQLLEQVGLANHARHRPNELSGGQRQRVAVARALVTRPQLVLADEPTANLDSVTGQNIIDLMKELNQKEGTTFIFSTHDAKVMSHANAVVRLADGKFLDRISAAEASRVMATGGH, encoded by the coding sequence ATGAATCCCGCCGCTTCGCAGGCCCCCATCGTCTCCATCGCGAACGTGACCAAGGACTACACCCTGGGGAAGGTGGTCGTCCCCGCGCTCCGGGGCGTGGACCTGGAGGTGCACGCCGGTGAGTTCATCTCCATCGCCGGGCCTTCCGGCAGCGGCAAGACGACGCTGCTGAACCTCATCGGCTGCGTGGACACCGCCACCGGCGGCGTGGTGCGGGTGGCCGGGCAGGACACCAAGCAGCTCACGGAGCGCCAGCTCACCCACCTGCGCCTGCACACCATCGGCTTCATCTTCCAGAGCTTCAACCTGGTGCAGGTGCTCAGCGTCTTCCAGAACGTGGAGTTCCCCCTGCTGCTCCAGCGCAAGCTGGACAAGGCCCAGCGCCGCGAGCGGGTGATGCAGCTCCTGGAGCAGGTGGGCCTGGCCAACCACGCCAGGCACCGGCCCAACGAGCTGTCCGGCGGCCAGCGCCAGCGCGTGGCCGTGGCGCGCGCGCTCGTCACGCGGCCCCAGTTGGTGCTCGCCGACGAGCCCACGGCCAACCTGGACTCGGTGACGGGTCAGAACATCATCGACCTGATGAAGGAGCTCAACCAGAAGGAGGGCACCACCTTCATCTTCTCCACCCACGACGCGAAGGTGATGAGCCACGCCAACGCGGTGGTGCGGCTGGCGGACGGCAAGTTCCTGGACCGCATCAGCGCCGCCGAGGCCAGCCGCGTCATGGCCACTGGAGGCCACTGA
- a CDS encoding GbsR/MarR family transcriptional regulator, whose translation MKELGAAEHRFIESMGLYFERQGGTRIGGRIYALLMLAGEPLSNKRIAELLKVSAASVSTNLRACAELDLVEPASVPGDRQHYYVIHSQGWEGKLRVVEDSLSAFARICADALTVPQLAGNRHLREASAFCDFYRNELSGIAERWRAARAPRPPRPARTSKGRTT comes from the coding sequence ATGAAGGAGCTGGGCGCCGCGGAGCACCGCTTCATCGAATCGATGGGGCTGTACTTCGAGCGGCAAGGGGGCACGCGCATCGGCGGGCGCATCTACGCGCTGCTGATGCTCGCGGGCGAGCCCCTGTCGAACAAACGCATCGCCGAGCTGCTCAAGGTGAGCGCGGCCTCGGTGTCCACCAACCTCCGCGCCTGCGCGGAGCTGGACCTGGTGGAACCGGCCAGCGTTCCCGGAGACCGGCAGCACTACTACGTCATCCATTCCCAGGGCTGGGAAGGCAAGCTGCGCGTCGTGGAGGATTCGCTCAGCGCCTTCGCCCGCATCTGCGCCGACGCCCTCACCGTTCCGCAGCTCGCGGGAAATCGTCACTTGCGAGAAGCGTCAGCTTTCTGTGATTTCTACAGGAACGAGCTCTCCGGCATCGCCGAGCGGTGGCGCGCGGCGCGTGCTCCCCGTCCGCCACGCCCCGCCAGGACTTCGAAAGGACGTACCACATGA
- a CDS encoding tetratricopeptide repeat protein: MADTSEISNSLVPLGRQQARVLLEAGYLWLDMGHFDKAKEIFSGAAALMPRSEVPQLALGAVEFSQGRHDKALQAYRVAQRLAPQSALPRAHAGEALLFMGKVPEALKELKAAMDLDPDGDGARLAQSLIQAKEAGVLPPAKT; this comes from the coding sequence ATGGCGGATACCTCGGAGATTTCGAACAGCCTCGTCCCGCTCGGACGCCAGCAGGCCAGGGTCCTGCTGGAGGCCGGCTACCTGTGGCTCGACATGGGCCACTTCGACAAGGCGAAGGAGATCTTCTCCGGGGCGGCCGCGCTGATGCCCCGGAGCGAGGTGCCCCAGCTCGCGCTGGGCGCGGTGGAGTTCTCGCAGGGCCGTCATGACAAGGCCCTGCAGGCCTACCGCGTCGCGCAGCGCCTGGCCCCGCAGTCCGCGCTCCCGCGGGCGCATGCGGGCGAGGCGCTGCTGTTCATGGGGAAGGTTCCCGAGGCGCTCAAGGAGCTGAAGGCCGCCATGGACCTGGACCCGGACGGCGATGGTGCCCGCCTGGCGCAGTCCCTCATCCAGGCCAAGGAGGCGGGAGTCCTGCCTCCGGCGAAGACGTAG
- a CDS encoding sigma-70 family RNA polymerase sigma factor — protein sequence MALGDDRKVILEKYGPYVRSLAATVRKQFNAQLELDELLAYGQIGLLEAAERFDPKVGANFLTFAHYRIKGAIFDGLRKMGVLRGSDARSAYVGERAAAYLGNLSDREAGAGNRGSSFDDDVNDISDAVTGLAMVFATSIEGADTAGYTDESLPVDIRLEQEQLKTRVRAAIEKLPEKERKLLMGYYFQGRTLEEAGAEIGQSKSWASRLHARAIDRLKELLNEEEELPPPPMDARRVSHGGSDGRSLRGAGRPAEAAGSGRSADEQAGRVEVRRSSR from the coding sequence TTGGCTCTGGGCGACGACAGGAAGGTCATCCTCGAGAAGTACGGCCCCTACGTCCGGTCGCTGGCCGCGACCGTGCGCAAGCAGTTCAATGCCCAGTTGGAGCTGGATGAGCTGCTGGCCTACGGCCAGATAGGCCTGCTGGAGGCCGCCGAGCGGTTCGACCCGAAGGTCGGGGCCAACTTCCTCACCTTCGCGCACTACCGCATCAAGGGCGCCATCTTCGACGGGCTTCGGAAGATGGGCGTGCTGCGGGGTTCGGATGCCCGCAGCGCCTATGTGGGAGAGCGGGCGGCGGCGTATCTGGGAAATCTTTCGGATCGTGAGGCCGGAGCAGGCAACCGCGGCAGCTCATTCGACGATGATGTGAATGACATCTCGGATGCGGTGACGGGGTTGGCGATGGTCTTCGCCACCAGCATCGAAGGCGCGGACACGGCGGGTTACACCGACGAGTCGCTCCCCGTCGACATCCGGTTGGAGCAGGAGCAGCTGAAGACGCGGGTGCGGGCGGCGATCGAGAAGCTCCCGGAGAAGGAGCGCAAGCTCCTGATGGGGTACTACTTCCAGGGAAGGACGCTGGAAGAGGCGGGAGCGGAGATAGGACAGTCGAAGAGCTGGGCGTCGCGGCTGCATGCGCGAGCAATCGACCGGCTCAAGGAACTCTTGAACGAGGAGGAGGAGCTTCCTCCTCCTCCGATGGATGCAAGGAGGGTCTCACATGGCGGGTCCGATGGCCGGAGTCTCCGCGGCGCAGGTCGCCCAGCAGAAGCTGCAGGATCAGGGCGCTCAGCAGACGAACAAGCAGGGCGCGTCGAAGTTCGACGGAGTTCTCGCTGA
- a CDS encoding type III secretion protein, whose amino-acid sequence MIRRPHAFAAPLLALLFLTGCHIELQHALSEADANEIYVLLSKNGITAKKEKEEGGNEVRFMITVPKADAAQAAELLKLNSLPRPVEKGLAHFAKGSMVPTATEERAMLLKAMGGEVSNALNQIDGVLEARAIVMIPENNDLTQPENKPMPSASVFIKYRPGEGGKPPIDTAVVQQFAATAVPELKASAVTVLMTQALPPSAETDAESRLQDVLGLRMTAASASQFKVMFAGAFVLVLAMMGLTLWTFMRGGTSTAPAPRSGARARGRPPEA is encoded by the coding sequence ATGATTCGCCGACCGCACGCGTTCGCCGCCCCGCTTCTTGCCCTCCTCTTCCTGACGGGCTGTCACATCGAGCTCCAGCACGCGCTGAGCGAGGCGGACGCCAACGAAATCTACGTCCTCCTCAGCAAGAACGGCATCACCGCCAAGAAGGAAAAGGAGGAGGGCGGCAACGAGGTGCGGTTCATGATCACCGTGCCCAAGGCGGACGCCGCGCAGGCCGCGGAGCTGCTCAAGCTCAACTCGCTGCCGCGGCCGGTGGAGAAGGGCCTGGCCCACTTCGCCAAGGGCAGCATGGTGCCCACCGCGACGGAGGAGCGCGCCATGCTCCTCAAGGCGATGGGCGGCGAGGTCTCCAACGCGCTGAATCAGATTGACGGCGTGCTGGAGGCGCGCGCCATCGTGATGATTCCGGAGAACAACGACCTCACGCAGCCGGAGAACAAGCCGATGCCGTCCGCGTCGGTGTTCATCAAGTACCGCCCGGGCGAGGGTGGCAAGCCGCCCATCGACACCGCCGTGGTGCAGCAGTTCGCGGCCACCGCGGTGCCGGAGCTGAAGGCCAGCGCGGTGACGGTGCTGATGACGCAGGCCCTGCCGCCGTCCGCGGAGACGGACGCGGAGAGCCGCCTCCAGGACGTGCTGGGGCTGCGCATGACGGCGGCCAGCGCCAGCCAGTTCAAGGTCATGTTCGCGGGCGCCTTCGTGCTGGTGCTGGCGATGATGGGCCTGACGCTGTGGACCTTCATGCGGGGAGGGACCAGCACGGCGCCGGCCCCGCGCTCGGGAGCCCGCGCCCGCGGCCGTCCTCCCGAGGCCTGA
- a CDS encoding FliH/SctL family protein produces the protein MAIGKVIRGDGTAEPAHAPERPVLRPPRAGVMNAEVFEARQGASAILEEAQREKERILAEAQREREELLAKTREQGRQEGLAQATEIILRAKMQAGEVLGGHEQDVIALSLKVAEKIIGRSLEKDPELMVELCASAIENLRSARSMVLRVHPKTAAVLRAKKPVLMELIGRAVDLAIKEDPEVAPVGCIVQTEFGTVDAQLPTQLEMLQNVLLPDTARKEGPA, from the coding sequence ATGGCGATCGGCAAGGTGATTCGAGGTGATGGGACGGCGGAGCCGGCGCACGCGCCCGAGCGCCCCGTGCTGCGGCCTCCCCGCGCGGGAGTGATGAACGCCGAGGTCTTCGAGGCCCGTCAGGGGGCCTCGGCCATCCTGGAGGAGGCCCAGCGCGAGAAGGAGCGCATCCTCGCGGAGGCGCAGCGCGAGCGTGAAGAGCTCCTCGCCAAGACGCGCGAGCAGGGCCGTCAGGAGGGCCTGGCGCAGGCCACCGAGATCATCCTCCGCGCGAAGATGCAGGCGGGGGAGGTGCTGGGCGGCCACGAGCAGGACGTCATCGCCCTGTCGCTCAAGGTGGCGGAGAAGATCATCGGCCGGAGCCTGGAGAAGGACCCGGAGCTGATGGTGGAGCTGTGCGCCTCCGCCATCGAGAACCTGCGCAGCGCCCGCTCCATGGTCCTGCGGGTCCACCCGAAGACGGCCGCCGTGCTCCGCGCGAAGAAGCCCGTCCTGATGGAGCTCATCGGCCGCGCGGTGGACTTGGCCATCAAGGAGGACCCCGAGGTGGCCCCCGTGGGCTGCATCGTCCAGACGGAGTTCGGCACCGTGGACGCGCAGCTCCCCACGCAGCTCGAGATGCTCCAGAACGTCCTGCTGCCGGACACCGCCCGCAAGGAAGGGCCGGCCTAG
- the sctN gene encoding type III secretion system ATPase SctN, giving the protein MAIDLSRYFDLIKEAQVVRVRGRVTELTGLIIKASVPNVRVGELVLIKSRNRGAVKAEVVGFQGDEVMLMPLGELQGIGPDSEVIPTGRPLSIKCGEALLGRVLNGIGEPMDGQPLPEEGLIEWSVDRDCPDPFTRQRIERPLPLGVRCIDGLLTVGEGQRVGLFAGSGVGKSTLMGQIARNTQADLCVVALIGERGREVREFIEDAMGEEGMKRSVLVCATSDQPSLVRLRAAYVATAIAEYFRERGGNVLFMLDTVTRLARAQREIGLAVGEPPARQGYPPSVFSMLPRILERTGNSEKGKCTAIYTCLVAGGDMEEPIADEVRGILDGHFILNRALGERNQWPAMDVLASLSRVMSGIVSKDHKKAAGRLRELLSTYEKQRDLILLGAYQYGTDPRTDQAIDKYDAIIDFLKQDTHSNSAFEDTVSQLIALFDE; this is encoded by the coding sequence ATGGCCATTGACCTCTCGCGGTACTTTGACCTCATCAAGGAAGCCCAGGTCGTGCGCGTGCGCGGCCGCGTCACGGAGCTGACGGGCCTCATCATCAAGGCCAGCGTGCCCAACGTCCGCGTGGGCGAGCTGGTGCTCATCAAGAGCCGCAACCGCGGCGCGGTGAAGGCGGAGGTCGTGGGCTTCCAGGGGGATGAGGTGATGCTCATGCCCCTGGGCGAGCTGCAGGGCATCGGCCCGGACAGCGAGGTCATCCCCACGGGCCGGCCGCTGAGCATCAAGTGCGGCGAGGCGCTCCTGGGCCGCGTGCTCAACGGCATCGGCGAGCCCATGGACGGCCAGCCCCTGCCGGAGGAGGGCCTCATCGAATGGTCCGTGGACCGCGACTGCCCGGACCCCTTCACGCGCCAGCGCATCGAGCGGCCGCTGCCCCTGGGGGTGCGCTGCATCGACGGCCTGCTCACGGTGGGCGAAGGCCAGCGCGTGGGCCTCTTCGCCGGCTCCGGCGTCGGTAAGTCCACCCTGATGGGGCAGATTGCCCGGAACACCCAGGCGGACCTCTGCGTGGTGGCGCTCATCGGCGAGCGTGGCCGCGAAGTGCGCGAGTTCATCGAGGACGCCATGGGCGAGGAGGGCATGAAGCGCTCCGTGCTGGTGTGCGCCACCTCCGACCAGCCCAGCCTCGTGCGCCTGCGCGCCGCCTATGTGGCCACCGCCATCGCCGAGTACTTCCGCGAGCGCGGCGGCAACGTGCTCTTCATGCTGGACACGGTGACGCGTCTGGCGCGCGCCCAGCGTGAGATTGGCCTCGCCGTGGGCGAGCCCCCGGCCCGTCAGGGCTACCCGCCGAGCGTGTTCTCCATGCTGCCGCGCATCCTGGAGCGCACGGGCAACTCGGAGAAGGGCAAGTGCACCGCCATCTACACCTGCCTCGTGGCCGGCGGTGACATGGAAGAGCCCATCGCCGACGAGGTCCGCGGTATTCTCGACGGCCACTTCATCCTCAACCGCGCCCTGGGTGAGCGCAACCAGTGGCCGGCCATGGACGTGCTCGCCAGCCTCAGCCGTGTGATGAGCGGCATCGTCTCCAAGGACCACAAGAAGGCGGCGGGACGGCTGCGCGAACTGCTCTCCACGTATGAGAAGCAGCGCGACCTCATCCTCCTGGGGGCCTACCAGTACGGGACGGATCCCCGCACGGATCAGGCCATCGACAAGTACGACGCCATCATCGACTTCCTCAAGCAGGACACCCACTCCAACTCCGCCTTCGAGGACACGGTGTCCCAGCTCATCGCCCTGTTCGACGAGTAA
- a CDS encoding flagellar assembly protein FliH, translating to MPPYRLQALQDMRARAKEEAEQAFSSAIKALEKEKAELQRLIDELELRKRERKAKVAAYLKEVMFKGAGINGMNMMNRFEERLKDEEAQVALEVERQREAVKVAERLVEQRRREMADAAKELKAIEKHRENWQKQVKYERQQREELNQEEIGNALFLARQRK from the coding sequence ATGCCCCCGTACCGGTTGCAGGCCCTGCAGGACATGCGCGCCCGGGCCAAGGAAGAGGCGGAGCAGGCCTTTTCCTCCGCCATCAAGGCGCTGGAGAAGGAGAAGGCGGAGCTCCAGCGGCTCATCGACGAGCTGGAGCTGCGCAAGCGCGAGCGGAAGGCGAAGGTGGCCGCCTACCTGAAGGAGGTCATGTTCAAGGGCGCCGGCATCAACGGCATGAACATGATGAACCGCTTCGAGGAGCGCCTGAAGGACGAGGAGGCGCAGGTGGCGCTGGAGGTGGAGCGCCAGCGGGAGGCCGTCAAGGTGGCCGAGCGCCTGGTGGAGCAGCGGCGGCGGGAGATGGCGGACGCGGCCAAGGAGCTGAAGGCCATCGAGAAGCACCGCGAGAACTGGCAGAAGCAGGTGAAGTACGAGCGGCAACAGCGTGAGGAGCTGAACCAGGAGGAGATTGGCAACGCCTTGTTCCTGGCGCGTCAGCGCAAGTAA
- a CDS encoding flagellar hook-length control protein FliK, whose product MSRVDDDREAARLAERLLQEKKLAEGQAKKRQEGASAFQRLMQQTQQPPPPPGPAPAPPQQQGGLARAVLARATQEGKTFGERVQKETQPGLKELAQPQTQGQAQVQSSEARGGSRASDARETRRADEKKTTESREKDLGKAESSLGQVNSERGAAIRADADAGGGKGSGGGGKDKKDGGAEAMGPGFRFNPALMAPVPVAKPKDTAGSERLRALATEIAQKIVDRVRVGTNAAGNAEFQIDLRGDVLSGLSIKVSARNGKISATFSGSNREVLKQLEGASEGLRSALSGRGLRLEDVRFEAKA is encoded by the coding sequence ATGAGCCGAGTCGACGACGATCGCGAAGCAGCGCGCCTGGCCGAGCGCCTCCTCCAGGAGAAGAAGCTCGCCGAGGGCCAGGCCAAGAAGCGCCAGGAGGGGGCCTCCGCCTTCCAACGGCTGATGCAGCAGACCCAGCAGCCGCCTCCGCCGCCGGGCCCGGCCCCCGCGCCGCCGCAGCAGCAGGGAGGGCTGGCGCGCGCCGTCCTCGCGCGGGCCACGCAGGAGGGCAAGACGTTCGGCGAGCGGGTGCAGAAGGAGACGCAGCCCGGCCTGAAGGAGCTGGCCCAGCCGCAGACCCAGGGCCAGGCGCAGGTCCAGTCCTCGGAGGCGCGGGGCGGCTCGCGCGCGTCGGACGCCCGGGAGACGCGGCGCGCCGACGAGAAGAAGACCACCGAGAGCCGGGAGAAGGACCTGGGCAAGGCGGAGTCCTCCCTGGGCCAGGTCAACTCCGAGCGAGGCGCCGCCATCCGCGCGGACGCCGACGCGGGCGGCGGCAAGGGCAGCGGGGGCGGCGGCAAGGACAAGAAGGACGGCGGGGCGGAGGCCATGGGCCCCGGCTTCCGCTTCAACCCCGCGCTGATGGCGCCGGTGCCCGTGGCCAAGCCCAAGGACACCGCGGGCTCGGAGCGCCTGCGCGCCCTGGCCACCGAAATCGCGCAGAAGATCGTGGACCGCGTCCGCGTGGGCACCAACGCCGCCGGCAACGCGGAGTTCCAGATCGACCTGCGCGGCGACGTGCTCAGCGGCCTGTCCATCAAGGTCAGCGCGCGGAACGGGAAGATTTCGGCCACCTTCAGCGGCAGCAACCGCGAGGTGCTCAAGCAGCTCGAAGGGGCGAGCGAGGGCCTGCGCTCCGCGCTCAGCGGCCGGGGGCTCCGGCTTGAAGACGTCCGCTTCGAGGCGAAGGCATGA
- the sctQ gene encoding type III secretion system cytoplasmic ring protein SctQ, whose translation MSLESEDEGPGVHERTMLVDLRQLRPSRQEEPPQESPASPAPAARQEGGWRPFAFRSLEKVSRAQGLLAERLRWLTPADGTAAAVAARLKELFDAEVRLTVESVQVRPMAELRRFLGDPTFLAVLAPGALQGRAVLEVELALAHVAVDLLLGGAGETVGLRPLTDIEEGVMAYVVLEGLKVLAPGLQAAVPRPRLDGVARGVDEVSARLGDDGPMLAVHLHATLGPHSGMVRLVVPAAVLDAAEPAVESAQRRARGKADLEAFASRLSAVRSWLRAEIGSAEISGQDLASLRVKDVLLLDALSARPDKGEPGTAQLRVGKGTAGRADAEVFLGEDGRYRARITDFVQGEPGHPGSADAASAEPADEEEDFTNPELDVPPELEGAALDDVSKPDGSDLLGDVPLQIAVELARVPVTAQQVVGLRTGQVIELNRGPGEPVELSVNGKVVARGELVELEGQLGVRIITLAS comes from the coding sequence ATGAGTCTCGAATCCGAGGACGAAGGACCGGGCGTCCACGAGCGCACGATGCTGGTGGACCTGCGCCAGCTCCGGCCTTCGCGCCAGGAAGAGCCGCCGCAGGAATCCCCCGCGTCCCCGGCCCCCGCGGCCCGGCAGGAGGGCGGCTGGCGCCCCTTCGCGTTCCGGAGCCTGGAGAAGGTCTCCCGGGCGCAGGGGCTGCTCGCCGAGCGCCTGCGGTGGCTGACGCCGGCGGATGGCACCGCGGCCGCCGTGGCGGCGCGGCTCAAGGAGCTGTTCGACGCGGAGGTGCGCCTGACGGTGGAGTCCGTCCAGGTGCGGCCCATGGCGGAGCTGCGGCGCTTCCTGGGGGACCCCACCTTCCTGGCGGTGCTCGCGCCCGGGGCGTTGCAGGGCCGGGCGGTGCTGGAGGTGGAGCTGGCGCTGGCGCACGTGGCGGTGGACCTGCTGCTGGGCGGCGCGGGTGAGACGGTGGGCCTGCGGCCGCTGACGGACATTGAGGAGGGCGTGATGGCGTACGTCGTCCTCGAGGGCCTCAAGGTGCTGGCGCCGGGCCTGCAAGCGGCGGTGCCGCGTCCCCGGCTGGACGGCGTGGCCCGGGGCGTGGACGAGGTCTCCGCGCGGCTGGGCGATGACGGCCCCATGCTGGCGGTCCACCTGCACGCGACGCTGGGGCCGCACAGCGGCATGGTGCGGCTGGTTGTGCCCGCGGCGGTGCTGGACGCGGCCGAGCCGGCGGTGGAGAGCGCGCAGCGGCGGGCCCGGGGGAAGGCGGACCTGGAGGCCTTCGCGAGCCGGCTGTCGGCGGTGCGGAGCTGGCTGCGCGCGGAGATTGGCTCGGCGGAGATCTCCGGCCAGGACCTGGCGAGCCTGCGGGTGAAGGACGTGTTGCTGTTGGACGCGCTGTCGGCGCGCCCGGACAAGGGTGAGCCGGGCACCGCGCAGCTCCGGGTGGGGAAGGGGACGGCGGGGCGGGCGGACGCGGAGGTGTTCCTCGGCGAGGACGGCCGCTACCGCGCGCGCATCACCGACTTCGTCCAGGGAGAGCCGGGCCACCCGGGCTCGGCGGACGCGGCGAGCGCGGAGCCCGCGGACGAAGAAGAGGACTTCACGAACCCGGAGCTGGACGTACCTCCGGAACTGGAAGGGGCGGCCTTGGACGATGTGAGCAAGCCGGACGGAAGCGACCTGCTCGGAGACGTGCCCCTGCAGATTGCGGTGGAGCTGGCGCGCGTGCCCGTCACCGCGCAGCAGGTGGTGGGGCTGCGCACCGGTCAGGTCATCGAGCTGAACCGCGGGCCGGGCGAGCCGGTGGAGCTGTCCGTCAACGGCAAGGTGGTGGCCCGGGGTGAGCTGGTGGAACTGGAAGGCCAGCTCGGCGTGCGCATCATCACCCTGGCGAGCTGA